From Cellulomonas oligotrophica, a single genomic window includes:
- a CDS encoding lanthionine synthetase LanC family protein, whose product MTWRTVDVGWADYDLFHGPAGLVLAGAARAADTAVVAPAARHLAGACDAALSGLRAGTDVDPRSAFNVGRVNTGVGHGAAGVASALRHAAETLDDGQQYLPALRRVCAWLLEQAYLTDDGLVTWPPVGRDGAPATGHADRRQAWCYGTPGVAWALLEAGRVLHDPDLRTLGTEAMASFCRVFDPDLHLEAHGSAEGLAVCHGAAGTLAVADAFARHADLDAAAVLRASLLAHLARHADDVRAVAATDMTTLTGASGVVATMLVAQGAARDHLPQLTLR is encoded by the coding sequence GTGACGTGGCGGACCGTGGACGTCGGCTGGGCCGACTACGACCTCTTCCACGGCCCCGCCGGGCTGGTGCTGGCCGGCGCCGCCCGCGCCGCGGACACCGCCGTGGTCGCCCCCGCGGCCCGGCACCTGGCGGGTGCGTGCGACGCCGCTCTCAGCGGGCTGCGTGCGGGCACGGACGTGGACCCGCGCAGCGCGTTCAACGTGGGGCGCGTCAACACCGGTGTGGGTCACGGCGCCGCCGGGGTCGCGTCCGCGCTGCGGCACGCGGCGGAGACCCTGGACGACGGGCAGCAGTACCTGCCCGCGCTGCGACGGGTGTGCGCGTGGCTGCTCGAGCAGGCGTACCTGACCGACGACGGGCTGGTCACCTGGCCGCCGGTCGGCCGCGACGGCGCCCCGGCGACCGGCCACGCGGACCGCCGGCAGGCCTGGTGCTACGGCACGCCCGGCGTGGCGTGGGCGCTTCTGGAGGCGGGGCGCGTGCTGCACGACCCGGACCTGCGCACCCTCGGCACGGAGGCGATGGCGTCGTTCTGCCGCGTCTTCGACCCGGACCTCCACCTGGAGGCGCACGGCAGCGCCGAGGGCCTGGCCGTCTGCCACGGCGCCGCGGGCACGCTCGCCGTCGCCGACGCCTTCGCCCGGCACGCGGACCTCGACGCGGCGGCCGTGCTGCGGGCGTCGCTGCTGGCGCACCTGGCCCGGCACGCGGACGACGTGCGGGCCGTGGCCGCGACGGACATGACGACGCTCACGGGGGCGTCCGGCGTGGTCGCGACGATGCTCGTCGCGCAGGGCGCGGCCCGCGACCACCTGCCGCAGCTCACCCTGCGGTGA
- a CDS encoding NAD(P)H-binding protein encodes MTTDPTPRPVTVIGATGKTGRRVVDRLRARAVPVRAASRTGTTRFDWDDTATWEPALAGAGAVYVAYAPDLAVPGAPETVERLAALAQHLHVGRLVLLSGRGETEAQRAERLVRAAFDGATVVRCAFFAQNFSESFLLDDVRAGRVVLPVGDVREPFVDLEDVADVAVAALTDDAHRGLVHELTGPRAVTFAEAVAVLADAAGRPVELVPVTLEEFTAGLRAQGVPDDAVALLAYLFTEVLDGRGEAVTDGVRRALGREATDLAAYARRERDAWRTADLPG; translated from the coding sequence ATGACCACCGACCCCACCCCGCGACCCGTCACCGTGATCGGCGCGACCGGCAAGACCGGCCGCCGCGTCGTCGACCGCCTCCGCGCCCGCGCCGTCCCCGTGCGCGCCGCGTCCCGCACCGGCACCACCCGGTTCGACTGGGACGACACCGCCACCTGGGAGCCCGCGCTCGCCGGGGCCGGCGCCGTCTACGTCGCCTACGCCCCCGACCTCGCCGTGCCCGGCGCCCCCGAGACCGTCGAGCGCCTCGCCGCGCTCGCGCAGCACCTGCACGTGGGCCGCCTCGTGCTGCTCTCCGGTCGCGGCGAGACCGAGGCGCAGCGTGCCGAGCGGCTCGTCCGGGCGGCGTTCGACGGGGCCACCGTGGTGCGCTGCGCGTTCTTCGCCCAGAACTTCAGCGAGTCGTTCCTCCTCGACGACGTCCGCGCCGGGCGCGTCGTCCTGCCCGTCGGCGACGTGCGCGAGCCGTTCGTCGACCTCGAGGACGTCGCCGACGTCGCCGTGGCCGCCCTCACCGACGACGCGCACCGCGGGCTCGTGCACGAGCTCACCGGGCCGCGGGCGGTCACGTTCGCCGAGGCCGTGGCGGTCCTCGCGGACGCCGCCGGGCGGCCCGTCGAGCTCGTGCCCGTCACGCTCGAGGAGTTCACCGCCGGGCTGCGGGCCCAGGGCGTGCCCGACGACGCCGTCGCGCTGCTCGCCTACCTGTTCACCGAGGTGCTCGACGGCCGCGGCGAGGCCGTCACCGACGGGGTCCGCCGGGCACTCGGCCGCGAGGCCACCGACCTGGCCGCGTACGCCCGGCGCGAGCGCGACGCCTGGCGGACCGCCGACCTGCCGGGCTGA
- a CDS encoding RDD family protein — translation MTTSDGPRAGWYGDGVTPGVERWFDGRAWTEHLRPAPGAPVPVGPAVPAQQHAAAPTVGPPHQHAAAPTAGPPATVQQAAALHPGGGPAPAVRPFAAAPGAVRPAGPAQPGAVRPGVAAGALQPGAGQPGAVRPTRPGVAGPGGQPVHAGPGRAPQAGQVHPYPPQPAPAHPSPAPVHAGLVAAGGPLPPAPGYPVAAPTYPSAPPVPAALPAPTPGWGAPPSGAAGGTWSTADPSAGLRPGAAYPSASTAAWGGAANLAPWGPPRLAHWGWRVLASIVDDLLVSLPYLVAVAVDVTLAMGSADPLALQRSADGTSPLVLGGLLLTFLAWVWNRGVRQGRTGQSVGKRLLRLRLVKEGTTMPVGTGTALLRDVVHVVDRAFFMLGYLWPLWDAKRQTFSDKIVHTLVLRED, via the coding sequence ATGACGACTTCCGACGGCCCCCGCGCGGGCTGGTACGGCGACGGCGTGACGCCCGGTGTCGAGCGGTGGTTCGACGGGCGCGCCTGGACCGAGCACCTGCGACCCGCGCCCGGTGCGCCCGTCCCCGTCGGGCCCGCCGTGCCGGCGCAGCAGCACGCCGCCGCGCCGACCGTCGGGCCGCCGCACCAGCACGCCGCCGCGCCGACGGCCGGGCCGCCGGCGACCGTGCAGCAGGCCGCTGCGCTGCACCCCGGCGGGGGTCCCGCGCCCGCGGTCCGTCCCTTCGCGGCCGCACCCGGTGCCGTGCGTCCCGCGGGCCCGGCCCAGCCCGGTGCCGTCCGTCCCGGCGTCGCTGCTGGTGCCCTGCAGCCCGGTGCCGGTCAGCCCGGTGCCGTGCGTCCGACCCGGCCCGGCGTCGCGGGCCCCGGCGGGCAGCCCGTGCACGCCGGCCCGGGCCGCGCCCCGCAGGCGGGGCAGGTGCACCCCTACCCGCCCCAGCCCGCTCCGGCCCACCCGTCACCGGCCCCGGTGCACGCGGGTCTGGTCGCGGCCGGCGGGCCCCTGCCCCCGGCCCCCGGGTACCCCGTCGCGGCCCCGACGTACCCGTCCGCCCCGCCGGTCCCCGCCGCGCTCCCCGCTCCGACCCCCGGGTGGGGCGCGCCGCCCTCCGGCGCTGCCGGCGGCACGTGGTCGACGGCCGACCCGAGCGCCGGCCTGCGCCCGGGCGCGGCCTACCCGAGCGCCAGCACCGCCGCGTGGGGCGGTGCCGCGAACCTCGCCCCGTGGGGGCCGCCGCGCCTCGCGCACTGGGGCTGGCGGGTCCTCGCGAGCATCGTCGACGACCTGCTCGTCTCCCTGCCGTACCTCGTGGCCGTGGCCGTCGACGTGACGCTCGCGATGGGGTCGGCCGACCCGCTGGCGCTCCAGCGCAGCGCCGACGGCACGAGCCCGCTCGTGCTGGGCGGGCTGCTGCTGACGTTCCTCGCGTGGGTGTGGAACCGGGGTGTGCGCCAGGGCCGCACCGGGCAGTCGGTGGGCAAGCGGCTCCTGCGGCTGCGGCTGGTCAAGGAGGGCACGACGATGCCCGTCGGCACCGGCACGGCCCTGCTGCGCGACGTCGTGCACGTCGTCGACCGCGCGTTCTTCATGCTGGGCTACCTCTGGCCGCTGTGGGACGCCAAGCGGCAGACGTTCTCCGACAAGATCGTGCACACCCTGGTGCTGCGCGAGGACTGA
- a CDS encoding antitoxin: protein MGLDDLVHKAKGALAGNEDKAKDALDKAADAVKARTDDGTDAKVDDVVAKAKDFLDQQKRP, encoded by the coding sequence ATGGGGCTCGACGATCTGGTGCACAAGGCCAAGGGCGCGCTCGCGGGGAACGAGGACAAGGCGAAGGACGCGCTCGACAAGGCGGCCGACGCGGTGAAGGCGCGCACGGACGACGGCACGGACGCGAAGGTCGACGACGTCGTCGCGAAGGCCAAGGACTTCCTCGACCAGCAGAAGCGCCCCTGA